The stretch of DNA CCATCCACAAGGCGGTCGAACGGCTTAACGGCGCCGACAAGCGGCGTCTGATGGAAATTCTCGCCTGCGAAGCGCTGCGGCGCACGGAAGCGGGGCTGAGCGAGGCAATCCGCCTTGTCGAAGGCTCCGGTGCGCTTGAGGCCTGCCGGCGCTTCGCCAAGGATTTGATGGACAAGGACTGGCCCGCCCTCAGCGGGGCGCTGCCCGCATCGCGGCACAAGATGATGTTGCGCATCCTGCTGACGAAGCTGATCGACCTGCCGGTCGAGACGTGAGCCGACTTTAATAAAGCCCGCCGGTGCCGGAGGAGACTGCCCGGTCGGCGGCCGGATCGACCGTCAGCGCCCGGCCCTGATCGTCGGAATAGCCGATGATCGCGGTCGAATCGGGCGGATGGGTGCCCGGCTTGAAGGCCTCCATGATCACCTTCTCGTCGCCGGGCCGGGCCATCAGGCCGGTCTGGGCGTTGATGCGGTACATCTCGATTCCCGGCGGCACGCGGAACGGCACCGCCGGCTTGTCGGCCAGCGCCATTTTCATGAAGTCGCGGAAGATCGGCGCCGCCACGTGGCCGCCGGTGGCGCCACGGCCCATCGGGCGTGGCGTGTCGTAGCCGACGAAGACGCCGGCCACCAAGTCGGGCGAAAAGCCGACGAACCAGGCGTCGCGCTCATCATTGGTTGTGCCGGTCTTGCCGGCGAGCGGCTTGCCGACGGCTTTCACCGTGGTTCCGGTGCCCCGCTGCACCACGCCCTCGAGGATCGAGGTGACCTGATAGGCGGTCTTCGGATCGACGATCTGCAGCCGGTTGTCGGGCAGTTGCGGCTCGTCCTGATTGTGCCAGCTGTCCGCGTCGCAGTCGTTGCAGACCCGATCGTCATGGCGGTAGATCGTCCGCCCCCAGCGGTCCTGAATGCGGTCGATCAGCGTCGGCGTGATCTGGCGGCCGCCATTGTCGATCATGGCGTAGGCGGCGGTGAGCTTCAGCACCGTCGTTTCGCCGGCGCCCAGCGCCATCGCCAGAACCGGCAGCAGACCGTCGTACACGCCGAAACGGCGGGCATATTCGGCGATCAGCGGCATGCCCATATCCTGCGCCAGCCGCACCGTCATCACGTTGCGCGACTTCTCGACGCCCAGCCGCAAGGTCGAGGGGCCGTAGAAATCCCCGCCATAGTTCTGCGGTTTCCAGACATCCTGGCCGGCCCCGGGATCGATCTCGATCGGCGCGTCCAGGACCACGCTCGACGGCGTGTAGCCATTGTCCAGCGCGGCCGAATAGACGATCGGCTTGAAGGCGGAACCGGGCTGGCGCAGCGCTTGGGTGGCGCGGTTGAACTCACTCTCGGCGTAGGAAAATCCGCCGACCAGCGCGTTGACGCGGCCGGTGTGCGGGTCCATGACGACGATGGCCCCCTCGACCTCCGGAACCTGCATCAGCTCCCAGCCGGGGCTTGCCTCCTTGTCCTTGTCCCTCGCTTCGGGGTCGGCCTTGGGCTCGGCCGGTGCGACATAGACCACGTCGCCGACCGAGAGCACCGCATCGACCGCCGTGACTTTCTTGCCGAGGCCGCCGCCCTCCTGGGCCGCGCGCGCCCATTCGACGCCGCCGAGAGGAAGCTCGATGGTCGCGCGCGCGCTCGACAACTCGCCGGAAGGGTCGCGCGGCGGCTGCAGGCCGAGCACCGCCTTTTCCTTGTCGGCGCTGAGCACCATGGCGAGCCGCCAAGGCGCAATGCCGGCCAGCGCCTCGACGCCGCCGAGCGGCGCACCCCAATCCTCGCCGAGCTCGATATGCGTCACCGGCCCGCGCCAGCCGCGCTCGCGATCGAAGGCGACGAGCCCGCCGACCAAGGCCTTGCGGGCCATGACCTGGAGCTTGGGGTCGAGCGTCGTGCGCACCGAAAGGCCGCCCTCATAGAGCTTCTCCTCGCCGTACATGGCGTAGATCTTGCGGCGCACCGCCTCGGCGAAATAGTCGGCGGCGAAGCTGTGCGCGCCGGGCGGGCGCAGGGTCACCTCGATCGGGCTTTCCTTGGCCGCCTCCCCCTCCTCGACGCTGACATGGCCGTTCTCGATCATCCGGTCGATGACCCAGTTGCGCCGCTCCACGGCACGGTCCGGAAAGCGGTAAGGATGATAATTGTTCGGCGCCTTGGGAAGGGCCGCGAGATAGGCGGCCTCGGGCAGCGTCAGCTCGCCCACCGACTTGTCGAAATAGATGAGCGAGGCGGCCGCAACCCCATAGGTGCCGAAGCCGAGATAGATCTCGTTCAGATACAGCTCGAGGATCTGGTCCTTGGAATAAGCGCGCTCGATCTTCATCGCCAAGAGCGCCTCCTTGAGCTTGCGCTCGTAGCTGATCTCGCTCGAAAGCAGGAAGTTCTTGGCCACCTGCTGGGTGATGGTCGAGGCGCCGACGGGCCGCCGGCCGGCGCGCAAATTGTTGATGTTGGTGAAGACGGCGCGAATGATGCCCTGATAGTCGAGCCCGCTATGCTCGTAAAAGTTCTTGTCCTCCGCCGACAGGAAGGCGTGGATCACCAGGTCGGGGATGGTGTCGATCGGCAGGTAAAGGCGCCGCTCGCGCGCATACTCCGCCAACAGCCGGCCATCGGCGGCGTGCAGGCGGGTGGTCACCGGCGGCTCGTATTTGGCCAGCGCGTCGTAGTTGGGCAGGTCCTGGGAGACATACCAGACGACATAGGCGACCGCGGCAGCGCCCGACAAGCCGACAATGACGGTGGCGGCGAAGAGATAGCCTATGAAGCGAACCAGCATAGATTCCTTTGCCCGTTCAAACGGGCCGCGGGTACCAAGCAGGCGACGGTCGCGGCGGATTTGTCAACACCTATGGCGGTTGGCAGTTGAAGGCAAGTGTTTGCAGACATTATGGCGGACGCGGCTTTTTTCAGCGGTTTGTCGAATATCCGTGGCAGAAAAGCCACATAAGCCCTTGCGATTGTACATTAACTGGCGAAATAGCGCTTCAGCGCCCGAGCGATGGCGTCGGCCGCGCGGGTTCGCCACGCGGACGAAGACAATTCGCGCACATCGTTGGAATTGCTGATATAGCCGAGCTCGATCAGCACCGAGGGCACGTCCGGTGCCTTGAGGACGCGAAAGCCGGCGTAGCGGTGCGGGTTCTTGTTCAGGCGGATGCTGCCGTTCAGGCTTGCGACCAGCCCCTTGGCGAAGCGGACGGAAAAATTCTTGGTCTCGCGCCGGGCCAGATCGATCAATATGTCGGAGACCTCATCGGGCTCATCTTCCAGGTCCAGCCCGGCGATGAGATCGGCCTTGTTCTCCTTTGCCGCCAGCGCCGCGGCTTCCGCGTCCGACGCCCTCTCCGACACGGTATAGACGGTGGCGCCGCCCACCGATTGGCCGCTGAACTTGTCGGCGTGGACGGAGATGAACAGGTGGGCGCCATTGCGTCGGGCAAAGTCGACCCGCTCGCGCAAGGAAAGGAAGATGTCGTCGTCTCGGGTCAACAGAACCCGGTATCGCCCCGCCTCTTGCAGAAACGATTTGAGCGTGCGCGCGAATTCCAGCACCAGGTCCTTCTCCAGCACGCCGTCGGGGCCGACGGCGCCGCCATCGATGCCGCCATGACCCGGATCGATGACGATCACCAGCTCGTGGGATTCGCCGTGGTGCAATCCCAGCGCCGCGTCGGCGGGACTGGCCGGCGCACGCACGTCCTGCAGGCGCGCCATTTCCTGCAGGAAGGCCTCGCGGCTGGTCGCCACCAAGTCGACGACGAGGCGCGCCGGCTGACCCGCCTCAGGCGCCAGCGCGAACGCCTTATCGATCCGCACCGGGCTGTCGATGTCGAGAACGATTCGCGACTTGCCGACGGCGAAAAGCCCGTACCGGTAAGC from Hyphomicrobiales bacterium encodes:
- a CDS encoding N-acetylmuramoyl-L-alanine amidase, whose protein sequence is MQQSQRTAIRAAVFLLGVLGLCLGLLAAARPAAAEDRQAVATASASRLGGDAVRTRFVVDLDREVPFHVFALADPYRVIIDLPQIDFRLPASTGQSGRGLVSAYRYGLFAVGKSRIVLDIDSPVRIDKAFALAPEAGQPARLVVDLVATSREAFLQEMARLQDVRAPASPADAALGLHHGESHELVIVIDPGHGGIDGGAVGPDGVLEKDLVLEFARTLKSFLQEAGRYRVLLTRDDDIFLSLRERVDFARRNGAHLFISVHADKFSGQSVGGATVYTVSERASDAEAAALAAKENKADLIAGLDLEDEPDEVSDILIDLARRETKNFSVRFAKGLVASLNGSIRLNKNPHRYAGFRVLKAPDVPSVLIELGYISNSNDVRELSSSAWRTRAADAIARALKRYFAS
- a CDS encoding penicillin-binding protein 1A; the encoded protein is MLVRFIGYLFAATVIVGLSGAAAVAYVVWYVSQDLPNYDALAKYEPPVTTRLHAADGRLLAEYARERRLYLPIDTIPDLVIHAFLSAEDKNFYEHSGLDYQGIIRAVFTNINNLRAGRRPVGASTITQQVAKNFLLSSEISYERKLKEALLAMKIERAYSKDQILELYLNEIYLGFGTYGVAAASLIYFDKSVGELTLPEAAYLAALPKAPNNYHPYRFPDRAVERRNWVIDRMIENGHVSVEEGEAAKESPIEVTLRPPGAHSFAADYFAEAVRRKIYAMYGEEKLYEGGLSVRTTLDPKLQVMARKALVGGLVAFDRERGWRGPVTHIELGEDWGAPLGGVEALAGIAPWRLAMVLSADKEKAVLGLQPPRDPSGELSSARATIELPLGGVEWARAAQEGGGLGKKVTAVDAVLSVGDVVYVAPAEPKADPEARDKDKEASPGWELMQVPEVEGAIVVMDPHTGRVNALVGGFSYAESEFNRATQALRQPGSAFKPIVYSAALDNGYTPSSVVLDAPIEIDPGAGQDVWKPQNYGGDFYGPSTLRLGVEKSRNVMTVRLAQDMGMPLIAEYARRFGVYDGLLPVLAMALGAGETTVLKLTAAYAMIDNGGRQITPTLIDRIQDRWGRTIYRHDDRVCNDCDADSWHNQDEPQLPDNRLQIVDPKTAYQVTSILEGVVQRGTGTTVKAVGKPLAGKTGTTNDERDAWFVGFSPDLVAGVFVGYDTPRPMGRGATGGHVAAPIFRDFMKMALADKPAVPFRVPPGIEMYRINAQTGLMARPGDEKVIMEAFKPGTHPPDSTAIIGYSDDQGRALTVDPAADRAVSSGTGGLY